In Lolium perenne isolate Kyuss_39 chromosome 5, Kyuss_2.0, whole genome shotgun sequence, the sequence ATGTAGATTTCATCGAAACTCATGGGTCCCATGTATCAACTGGACAAAAGTCAGGCGGTATGGCAACGCATTCCATGATGCTAGCCTTGGACCCCATGAGATCTCCCTGAATTTCATATTTGGTGGTGAACTTTTCAAACCCTTAGCGATTGTATCAGTTTTGTGACGTACAATACTGTACAGAGCCGGATATTTTTCTCGAGCATTGCATGGCCTATCCATTTATCCTCCGAGAACCTTATTTCTGAACCATCTTTAATAGAGGAAGATCCATATGGGAAAAAGAATTTCTTTGTCACCGTTAGGATAGCCGAGAAGTGTGAGTTCCCCAGTTTCCAATAAACCTGAGACAATGCCGATGCGCCTATGCACTTTCTCATTAGTAAATTCTGCCAAACCGCATCTTCGGTAAGAAGTTTGAACAGCCATTTTCCTAAGAGAGCCGTGTTCTTGATCTCGAGGTCAGGAATCCCATGTCCTCACCCCCGATCTTTTGGGCGGCAAACTACATATTCCATTTCGCCTgttgatatttctttttctcaaaATCTTTTGCAAAGAATCTTGAGCAAAAATAGTAAAATCGATGTAAGAATCATTTTGGTAACTGAAAAAAAGAGATCATATACAATACCATATTACTTAGTATTGAATTAATGAGCACCAATCTTCTGCCCAGTGATACTAATTTCCTTTCCACCTATTTATCCACTTTTGTAGTCTATCCTTGACGTTTTTTTCCTTTCAGCATTTGTGAGTCCCCGATAATGTATCAGGATGTCTAAATAGTTGATTGAAAATTttccttgcccacaaccaaataaCTCAGCATATTGAGTAGCCTCGTCTTGGGCCTCATCGATGAAAAATAACTTACTTGTGTGGATTTTTTTTTAGACTTGAGAGTTGCTCTAAGGCTTATAACATTAATTtaagatttttttattttttaaggtCATGTTTCATAAAGaaaattgtatcatcggcatgTTGAAAAAGCAAACGTCCACCATCCACCAAGTGTGGGACTACCACATATTTGACCATCATTTTTGCAAGCTCTATGATTATGGCTAACATATCCATCACTATATTAAATAGCATTGGTGATACTGGATCGTCTTGCCTTAATTCTTTTTTCGTTTAGAAGTATTTGCCAACATCATCATTTATTTTGATAGCTACACTTTCTCCGAAAATGAAATTATGAATTAGACCAGTCGTCAGAAAATCTTTCATTGTGAGTGTTGAGTGTTTGTTGAAGGAAACACCACTTAACATACATTAGTTATGCACTGTAGTCCCCTGACTTCGCTTCTTGACGTCAGAGGATCTGGTTCCTCTGGATGTAACGAGATCCTCTAACGTGAGGAAGAAAAGTCACACAAGCTACAGTTCTCTAACTTGGCTTCTTTATATCCATATGATTAAGCCTATTTTGATCTAAATTAATTTGGACACAGTAAATATGTGGTATCCATTTAGAGTAATTACTTATAAATAAAATTATGATTGGCTATTTTCCGGTTTAGGAGATTTGTATGAACAGTAATTACGTACAGTAAATTACTACAGTACAGACTAAACAGTGTCTGCTACAGTACTCTGACTTTACTTCTTCATTTTACACTAGTTATGCACTGTAGTTCCCTGACTTCGCTTCTTGACATCAGAGGATCTGGTTCCTCTGGATGTAACGAGATCCTCTAACGTGAGGAAGAAAAGTCACACAAGCTACAGTCTCTAACTTGGCTTCTTTATATCCATATGATTAAGCCTATTTTGATCTAAATTAATTTGGACACAGTAAATATGTGGTATCCATTTAGAGTAATTACTTATAAATAAAATTATGATTGGCTATTTTCCGGTTTAGGAGATTTGTATGAACAGTAATTACGTACAGTAAATTACCACAGTACAGACTAAACAGTGTCTGCTACAGTACTCTGACTTTACTTCTTCATTTTACACTAGTTATGCACTGTAGTTCCCTGACTTCGCTTCTTGACGTCAGAGGATCTGGTTCCGTTCTGGATCTGATGCCGCAGCAGCCGGAGAGTGGAGAATGCAGATGCGTAGTGCCTGACGTTGTCATGCCGGAGATGCGTAGTATCTGACGTCCAAGCCAACTCGTTTGCCTGTCTATTTAAATACCCATCTCCGGGCTTGGGCTTGGCAGTACCACTCTGATTTCAAAACACGGAATCAAAGTAGTAGCTGGGAGTGAAGAAGCAGAGCACCAATGGCGGAAGGCTTGCCTGCGCTCGGTTGGGCTGCGAGGGACGTCTCCGGTCACCTCTCTCCCTACAGCTTCTCAAGAAGGTCTTTCTCTACCCAGCCCCTATCATACCTGTCTCATATATATGTTTCTTGCGCCGATCTGAATATCTGATGAATCCTCTCCTCGTGATGCCTCGACAGCGTTCCCAAGGACGACGATGTGACGATCAAGGTGCTCTTCTGCGGGATCTGCCACACCGACCTCCATATCATCAAGAACGACTGGGGCAACGCCCTCTACCCCATCGTCCCAGGGTACGTGAGCACACCAACACCAAATCAACAACGGAACCATGGCGGGGTTGCATTTGTGTGTGTGGATTCTTATTTCTTAATTATTATTTATGCTTGCTGGTCTGCGCAGGCATGAGATCGTGGGCGTCGTCACCAGCGTCGGCAGCGGCGTCAGCAACTTCAAGGCCGGCGACACGGTGGGCGTGGGCTACTTTCTCGACTCCTGCCGCACCTGCTACAGCTGCAGCAAGGGGTACGAGAACTTCTGCCCCACCCTGACGCTCACCTCCAACggcgtcgacggcggcggcgccaccacccAGGGCGGATTCTCCGACGTCCTCGTCGTCAACAAGGACTACGTCATCCGCGTCCCGGACGGCCTCCCCCTCGCCGGCGCGGCACCTCTCCTCTGCGCCGGCGTCACCGTGTACAGCCCCATGGTGGAGTACGGCCTCAACGCCCCCGGGAAGCACCTCGGCGTCGTCGGCCTCGGCGGGCTCGGCCACGTCGCCGTCAAGTTCGGCAAGGCCTTCGGGATGACCGTCACCGTCATCAGCTCCTCCGACAGGAAGCGCGACGAGGCGCTCGGCCACCTCGGCGCCGACGCCTTCCTCGTCAGCAGTGACCCCGACCAGATGAAGGCGGCGGCGGGCACCATGGACGGCATCATCGACACGGTGTCCGCGGGCCACCCGATCGTGCCGCTGCTGGACCTGCTCAAGCCCATGGGGCAGATGGTGGTGGTGGGCGCGCCCAGCAAGCCGCTCGAGCTCCCGGCCTTCGCCATCATCGGCGGCGGCAAGCGCCTGGCCGGCAGCGGCACGGGAAGCGTCGCACACTGCCAGGCCATGCTCGACTTCGCCGGGAAGCACGGCATCACCGCCGACGTCGAGGTCGTCAAGATGGACTACGTCAACACCGCCATCGAGCGGCTAGAGAAGAACGACGTCAGGTATCGCTTCGTCATCGACGTCGCCGGCAGCCACCTGCAGGGCGGCGCCGCTTAACTTGTGCTACAGAATGTGGACGCGCGCTCGTTTGGTCGAGTAAAAGGTTCGTCGGCTCACAGCCACATGAACAAGTCAATGAGTCGTTGGTGTGTTGTGTATCTTCAAAATCGTGATTCCGTTTTGCGAGATGTATTGGTATTTTTGAAAGTCAATTTAGTATCTATGATCAAGCTTTTATATAAAACTAGCAAAACTATCCGTATTGGCACTTCTCTTATCTGTCATCATCGTCGAGGGTGGGTGACAAATACTACTATATAGCGATGTGGGGACTCAAATATGCAAAACCAACAATCCTGACACCTTACCCGCTCATTCCCTTCATACTTCCACTAATCTTCGTTTTAACATCCACTAATCTTCGTTCTAACTTCAACAGTGGACCACAGCTTCCACCTACTGGTTCAAAAACCCAGCAATCTTGAGACCAAACCGTCTGACCTCCCAAAAGAAAACCCCGGTGACTTATTCCCTTCGTCCCCCACCAAACCGTGAGATAAATTCAGCAGCACACCACACCTTTCACTGCAGCGCTGCCTCCCCGCCCTTCCGCTCCGGATTCTCTAACCTGCAGTAGACAAAGTAGAGGTGAACAGTACCACCTTGCACCAGCGCACAGCCTCACCTCTTGTCCTTTTCCTGCTTGTGGGCATCCCTCCCTCCTCCCATTTCTCTTTTCTCTCGGTCTTTCTCAACCATTAAATATGCGTTGCGGCGGAAGAAACATTGATAAAATGTTGTAATAATGTAGGAAAACACATTTGTTATTGCCTGCCTCACGGACCAAACGACTCTCTAATAGATGTTCTGTCTTATTTGCTGGTCTCTGCTCTCCCAGATGCAGGTAATACGTGCAAGGATTTTGCATTTGGGCGACACACCCTTGACCAGTGAAGCCTGCATGCTGTCCCTCACCTTACCTGCACATAAGTGAAAATCTTTAACAGAGATAGGCAAGCTAAGCAGCGAAGATTAGCAAGCAGACAACGGAATGTAGAGTAATatttgattgtttgcagaaaatatagAGCCGACAGCGCTAAACAGAGAAGAAAACgggagattttttttttgaaacggaggcaaaagttttgcctcatccattaattaaggagatagtgcccaatttttaggagaaaatcgggCGAAAACCAACAACACACACTAAGCACCCAGCCAACCTGGCTACCCATATGAAGCACACACCCCATCGAGAAGAAAGACCATCGTTGAGGAAGTCATCGAGCGTCATCGTCGTCACTCCTCCACGAGCCAGCGATTCCGACTTCACCTTAGACGACCGTCGCCGAGACCCTCGCCGCAAACGACATCATAGCCCATGTAAGCCTATGCCAAACAGTCGACCCCCAAGCACGTCAAGGAGGAGACAGCTCCGACTTCAACCGCGACCTTCAAAGGAGGAAGTTGCACGCCTTGCACCGACGCAAGCACCAATCAAGTGGCATCGTTGCCACAAGTCGCCTCGCAGCTCCGACTTCACCATCACGGCAGGGGTCACGAAGGACATGCCGCAACTCCGATCCGCTCACCATTGTCATCGTTGCCACGTAGCCCACGACGCCAACACCAACCATCTTCCACGGGTCCCTCTGACCTAAGCAGCTCCAAAATGACACAAGAGCGCCGCCATCGACCGATCACGACAGATCTAGGGATTTCCCCGGAGCTTTACCAGACAGGATGACAAAACATCACCtcggcgatgccttcaagaaggaagcggcGCCCGAAACCGTCGCCATCGCCGGCCTCGGCCGGCCAGCCACCGAGGACAAGGCATTAGCCCGGAATCTGTCCCGCCATCCTGCTTCGTGCTCCTGGCCAGACCCACCTTCATCCCTCAATCCCCATCTCCACACCTGCCCCGGCCATGGGCAGCACCACCGGCTGCCCTCGGCGAGCTGCCGGAGAGGCCCAACAGCACCACCCAACGCGAGGACGACCACCGCGCCCCGGACACAGTGCTGCCGCCGCGCCCATCCTCCGCCGCGCAGCCCGCCGCGCCTCCCATCGCGGCCCGGATCGGGCCCGGATGGCCCGCTCCgcccgccgccaccatcgcggtgGCACGACCCCGCACGGCCACCACGCGCCATCCGCAACCAGCCGTGCCCGTCGCCTGACGCCGCCGCGTCCGCCGACCGTCGCCGCGCCCGAGTGAGCTCCCTCTCACCAGGGTCGCGGGAGGGAAGAAACCGCCCCGCCGCTATCTTCCCCGGGGTGCGCGCGGCTTTGCCGGcccccctccggcggcggcgaggcaagGGAGAGAGAGGGTGGGAGCTTAGGGGTGGCGGCGGCAAGGGTTCCCCCCTTGTCACCACAGGAGGGCGACAGGGGGAAAAGGTGTAGGACACTTTGTCAATTGATTTTCTTTATTTTGTAGTAGTAAAACGGGAGAAATGAACAACAAAGAAGAAGGAAAATAAGCAAAAGAAGGGGAAAACTATCAGAGGAGCAAAAGGAACAAAGGAAGAGAACACATAAATCCATCCTCAAGGACTTTGCTTTATCGATGCAGTTGGAGTAGAAGACAGAGGAGACGAACAGAAGAGAAAAAAACATGTGTAATTGCATGATCTAGCCGGTTGGAAGACGGGCGACTTGGAGGTCCATCTTATCTGCCTTCGGGGATGGCGTGGTGGATGTGTCTAACACATCGCTCTCGCTCTGGCGACAAGGCTGGCGACTGTGAGGTCACTGCGCCTTTCCACCGCCGGCGCCGTAAGTCCCGCGCCCATGGGGGCGACCGGACTCAGCGACGCGCGGCACGCCGACGGGGAGTAGGTTCTCCCCCTTGGCCGCCGTCGAGATGCCGGAGCGCCTTCTGGAGGTGGAGGGCGCCTCAGATCTGGAGCGCGATTGGGCAGATGCCGTGGGcgaagaggagggatcctcacccaTCGTCGTATGTTTGGGAAGCTTCCTCGACCCTCCGTGGTCCATCGCGGGCACGGTAGAAGCCACGCCGTCGCAGAATTCTCCAGGGTCGAGCCACGCAGCACCATCGCCGCCGCTGCTTGGGGAGCTTGATTTCCCACCGCTGCCATCCTGGGGGATGCCACGGCATGGGCCCTTGCCCTCTTTGCCTGCCCAGTGGGAACCCGAGCACCTGGACGGAGCGCCCTTCCGCGTCGGAGATATGGCGATCCCCCTGCCGACGGCGGGGGCGTCGTCGACGGAGCTCGCGCCGCCGCTCTCTGCTCCAGCGCGGGAGCCTGGTCCGACGGCTGGGGACGAAACCCTAGCGGGCCTCCTTAGGCTAAGGGGGGCAGGGGCCTGTTGGGCCGCCCGAAGTGGGCTGCCTCGAGACAAGCTGTTGCAGGGGCACGGCCGAAAGAAGAGTTGAGACGATGGATTCGCTCCACGTGGCCTCACCTGCGATCCAATGGCCAGACGCTGATGCTATTTGTGGTATTCTCGAATCTACCCTCCCGCAAAATGTACTTAAGTGGTGGTGGCTCCCTCGGGGAACCCTAGATCTCAGTCTTGTCTTCCTCGCTCCCCCTCGCGACGTCCGCTGCAACCGCTCCTcgaaaaaaccctaaccctagccaacGACACCGACCATCCCCTCCCCGTCCTCACCACGATGGATCGAAGCTCGTACTGCAGGAAACGCTCCTTCGAGGAAAGCCAGGGAGGGTACCACCGTAGCCGTGACCAAGATCTCAGACAGAAGCTGGATCGTGAACAAGAAGAACAGCGCAGACATCAGAGATCCCCTGACCGCGATGGGGATCGCGCGGGCAGCTCATCCTGGCGCCACGACGACGATCGCTACCGGCAGGAACgcctccctccccctcctgggccgcgaggGCGCGACCCAGGCAGGGCACCGTCCAAGCGCTCCCTTCGCCAACAACGCCCTCCGCAAGGGTCGGGCCCCCCTGCGATGATTGTGGATGCCTCTGCCTCTGGGGTGGCGGGGCCTGCCAATCCCGATGCGGCGCACATTACCTGCTATAGTTGTGGTAAGCAGGGTCACATCCAGGCCGACTGCACCGAAGAAGCCTTCTGCGTCAACTGCAAGAAATCTGGGCACCTCTCAGCGATGTGCGCCGAGTTCTCCAGGGCCTTGGCTCCCTTCTGGGCGGGCTATGGGGGCGGACGCCAAGGGTTCGTGTGTTGTGAAGTCCCACCGGAAGAACTGCAATAACCAACGGCTAATTCCGCCACAGTGATAATCGAACAAGAGAGATTGACGGCAGAAGAGGTAGAGGAGGAATTCAAAGACTTGGTTGATGAGAACTGGGACTGGAAGGTCCGCCAGATCAGCGCCTCGAACTTCGCCGTTATGTTCCCGTCCAAGGAGAGCTTAAGGATTGCTATCCGTGGGGGAGGCCTGACCCTTCCAACCAGCAAACTCAAAGTGCTCATCACCGTGCAAGTCGGTGACCCTCTGGCGTCGGAAACTCTGGTGGAGACGTGGGTCCGTCTCATCGGAGTCCCTCCACCGCTACGACATGCTGATAGACTACTCCTTAGCACAAGGGAGCTGGGCCGCCCGATTGGAATAGACATGGACTCCCTTGCACACCCATCTGCCCCCATTCGCATGTCGGTGGGATGCCAGGCACCCGTCCAAATACAAGAATACATTACCCTGTTTGTTAACATGCAAGGCTACCGCATACGCATCGAACGTGAAGACCCAGCAGAGGAGACTCGCCGCCGCATGCCCCGCCCCCGGCCCCGGCTAAAGGAGGAGATGATGACAAAGACGACGAGAATGAAGAAACGGATGAGGACCGTTGGGACGGCCGCAGAGGACGGCACCGCAAGAGCGACAAAGAAGCGTCCTCGGCCCCGGCAGGAGGGGCTGGGGGCCCAGGCCGTAAGTCTGTGACCCTGGAGCCACCCGCGCCTAAGTATTAGGCACCAGTCCCTCCATCTACTCGCCTGATGCATTCCCCAATACATTTGCTCGCCTCGCTGTTTTCACAGTATGGCTCAAACCTTACAGAAGCTGGGGATATTTTCCTGATGATGGCCAAGATTATGAACAATGTTGTTGACCAGCCGCAGCCGCAAACGCCTTCCGACTCCATTGACACGGATACTCTCCAAGCTTCCCTATCTATCATCTGCGACACTCCAGACGACCCCATGGATGTGGGGCAAAGTGA encodes:
- the LOC127301293 gene encoding probable cinnamyl alcohol dehydrogenase 8D, translated to MAEGLPALGWAARDVSGHLSPYSFSRSVPKDDDVTIKVLFCGICHTDLHIIKNDWGNALYPIVPGHEIVGVVTSVGSGVSNFKAGDTVGVGYFLDSCRTCYSCSKGYENFCPTLTLTSNGVDGGGATTQGGFSDVLVVNKDYVIRVPDGLPLAGAAPLLCAGVTVYSPMVEYGLNAPGKHLGVVGLGGLGHVAVKFGKAFGMTVTVISSSDRKRDEALGHLGADAFLVSSDPDQMKAAAGTMDGIIDTVSAGHPIVPLLDLLKPMGQMVVVGAPSKPLELPAFAIIGGGKRLAGSGTGSVAHCQAMLDFAGKHGITADVEVVKMDYVNTAIERLEKNDVRYRFVIDVAGSHLQGGAA